In a single window of the Botrytis cinerea B05.10 chromosome 10, complete sequence genome:
- the Bcctr9 gene encoding Bcctr9, whose protein sequence is MSANKNGHVNGGANGHDASNTNGRMISKRFSDIPSAIDIPVTGEDDDQAVEIDLEDLLDDPTELCTLLENEGAARTYWMTVALAYAKQKKVDHAIEMLTKGQSAMRGGNKERLSMLTCLCWMYLWKSKEAPRHRPDSVEHGEEIKTKEDWLKMATSNLNDASRINPSFPPLFLARGVLQLLRASTRPFPRNNTAPGALDPEKAELLRGAQKSFEDAIKASHGRNMLAVLGKARAAYSMGKYAEALEGYQEALRSMPDLVDPDPRIGIGCCFWQLGFKEDAKAAWERSLEINPDSKVANILLAQFYLDQSAHVPTNSPEFIQLYKKAMTEYTQRSYKADKDMPLTCATFAGYFLSRKSMPNVEALAQKAIQYTDVNAIASDGWYLLARKEHFDDNYEKALDYYGRADDARGGADRGYMPAKFGAAQLSVLKGDFGEAKLRLEKIIQQSKNIEAMILLGTLYAEEVFSSQESGVKEDKTTEYKKAVGYLENVRTAWKDPKKNLVPDASVLLNLARLYETEQPEKSLQCLQQVEQIEFDQIPAADKPEETGDEVAYKNTMRENLSPQLLNNIGCFYYQSEKYDLAREMFQAALNACVKAGEKLEGMDTDALVTTISFNLGRTYEASGMPDEAKTVYEGLLGRHSDYTDAKTRLAYIALRRDRTEEGPKAVSALYKESSADLEVRALYGWYLGRMHSRKRSSNVNEDPEYRHYKHTLQQYDKHDRYALIGMGNLNLMAAREMRRDSESDKQARSKTYTKAVEFFDKALQLDPKSAYAAQGIAIALVEDKKDSKTALPIFLKVRDTVKDPSVFVNLGHIFAESRQYSKAIEHYEAALTKDRAHDSHILTCLGRTWLSKGKGDKSLSSFKSALDYSLKALEISPEQVHYKFNVAFVQLQLATMIYNLPETQRSLEEVQGAAKGLEEAIEALDAIAKHPNPPYPKHDIEQRANMARNTMRRQLERSMQAQKEYEEKNASKIQAAKEQREAELRRREEVREAAVRAENERKAKIAEERQKIAERDRELAQARAADDIARENADMTTDSETGERIKRKKIPKGRSGGGKRKKKEDGITDDEDSGGEEGGSRSQKKGRKARRGSGSEEEKPKTKKRRLAKKGGEKKDESKYKSSEIVVESDSDGDDGADEARQVMEGEAEDDVEMQEATNGQTTAAGGDSDEEEQVVKTTRKSRRGVIEDDEDEDIEADTSAVGATHQEDSPNTANEDNDTPMAGVAVADDDDE, encoded by the exons ATGTCTGCGAATAAGAATGGCCATGTCAATGGTGGCGCAAACGGTCATGATGCTAGCAATACGAATGGAAGAATGATCAGCAAGCGATTTTCCGACATCCCCTCAGCTATCGATATTCCGGTGacaggagaagatgatgaccAGGCAGTGGAAATCGATCTCGAAGATTTACTCGATGATCCCACCGAACTGTGTACATTACTCGAAAATGAAGGTGCGGCTCGCACATATTGGATGACAGTTGCACTGGCATACGCGAAGCAAAAGAAGGTTGATCATGCCATTGAGATGTTGACAAAAGGTCAATCTGCTATGCGTGGTGGTAACAAAGAGAGACTTAGCATGCTAACATGTTTATGCTGGATGTATCTGTGGAAGAGTAAAGAGGCACCTCGCCATCGGCCAGATAGCGTGGAGCACGGAGAAGAGATCAAAACGAAAGAGGATTGGTTGAAAATGGCGACGTCGAATTTGAATGATGCTTCCCGGATTAACCCATCCTTTCCACCACTATTCTTAGCACGAGGTGTCTTGCAGCTTCTCCGAGCATCTACTCGACCATTTCCCAGAAATAACACAGCACCTGGCGCACTGGATCCCGAGAAGGCTGAGCTTTTACGAGGAGCCCAAAAGTCATTCGAGGATGCAATCAAGGCTTCACACGGTAGAAATATGCTGGCAGTATTAGGCAAGGCGAGGGCTGCATACTCAATGGGCAAATACGCAGAGGCTTTGGAAGGATACCAAGAAGCATTACGCTCAATGCCAGATCTGGTAGACCCCGATCCAAGAATTGGAATCGGCTGTTGCTTCTGGCAATTGGGTTTCAAAGAAGATGCAAAGGCCGCTTGGGAGCGATCGCTGGAAATAAACCCGGATTCGAAGGTTGCAAACATATTACTCGCTCAATTCTACCTTGACCAAAGCGCACACGTACCAACAAATAGTCCAGAGTTCATTCAACTATACAAGAAGGCCATGACCGAGTACACTCAGAGATCCTACAAAGCCGATAAGGACATGCCTTTAACTTGCGCTACCTTTGCCGGATATTTCTTATCGCGCAAATCGATGCCAAATGTCGAGGCTCTAGCTCAAAAAGCTATTCAATACACGGACGTTAATGCAATCGCAAGTGATGGATGGTACTTGCTTGCAAGAAAGGAGCACTTCGATGACAATTATGAGAAGGCTCTGGATTACTACGGCCGGGCTGATGATGCGCGTGGTGGTGCTGACAGGGGATATATGCCTGCTAAGTTTGGAGCTGCACAATTATCTGTTTTGAAAGGCGACTTTGGAGAGGCAAAATTACGACTCGAGAAAatcatccaacaatcaaagAACATTGAGGCAATGATTTTACTGGGCACCTTGTATGCAGAAGAGGTGTTCAGCAGCCAGGAAAGCGGAGTCAAAGAGGATAAAACCACGGAGTACAAGAAAGCCGTCGGTTATCTTGAAAATGTCCGTACAGCATGGAAAGATCCTAAGAAAAATCTTGTTCCGGATGCGTCGGTTCTCCTCAATCTCGCCAGACTTTACGAAACAGAACAACCAGAGAAAAGCTTGCAATGTCTTCAGCAAGTCGAGCAAATCGAGTTTGATCAGATCCCAGCTGCGGATAAGCCAGAGGAGACAGGCGACGAAGTTGCATATAAGAATACTATGCGCGAAAACCTGTCCCCTCAACTGCTTAACAATATCGGATGCTTTTACTACCAATCCGAGAAGTATGATCTAGCTCGTGAAATGTTCCAAGCTGCGTTGAATGCTTGTGTCAAAGCTGGTGAGAAGCTTGAAGGCATGGACACTGATGCATTGGTTACCACTATCAGTTTCAATCTCGGACGTACGTATGAGGCTAGCGGTATGCCTGACGAAGCGAAGACGGTCTATGAAGGGCTCTTGGGTCGTCACAGTGATTATACTGATGCAAAAACACGTTTGGCATATATCGCACTGCGTCGGGACCGAACAGAAGAAGGTCCAAAAGCCGTTTCCGCTCTGTATAAAGAGTCTTCTGCTGACCTTGAGGTTCGAGCGTTGTACGGTTGGTATCTAGGACGTATGCACTCCCGAAAGAGATCTAGCAATGTCAACGAGGATCCAGAATATCGTCACTATAAGCATACTTTGCAACAGTATGACAAGCATGATAGATATGCCTTGATTGGTATGGgcaacctcaacctcatgGCTGCTCGTGAGATGCGTCGTGATTCCGAGTCAGACAAGCAAGCCCGAAGTAAAACCTACACGAAGGCGGTTGAATTCTTTGATAAAGCTTTACAACTGGACCCTAAAAGCGCTTATGCTGCTCAGGGTATAGCAATCGCACTCGTGGAGGACAAAAAGGATTCCAAAACTGCCCTTCctatttttttgaaagtaaGAGACACAGTGAAGGACCCAAGTGTATTCGTCAATCTCGGGCACATTTTTGCCGAGTCGCGACAATATTCCAAGGCTATTGAACATTACGAAGCTGCTTTAACCAAAGATCGAGCTCATGATAGTCACATCCTGACTTGTCTGGGACGAACTTGGCTGTCGAAGGGTAAAGGTGACAAGAGCTTATCATCGTTTAAGAGTGCGCTTGATTACTCCTTAAAG GCTCTTGAAATTTCTCCCGAACAGGTTCACTACAAGTTCAACGTTGCATTTGTACAGCTTCAATTAGCGACCATGATTTACAACTTACCAGAAACTCAGAGATCCCTTGAAGAAGTACAAGGTGCAGCCAAGGGCCTAGAAGAAGCTATCGAAGCTCTCGACGCCATTGCTAAACATCCTAATCCACCATATCCTAAACATGACATTGAACAACGTGCTAACATGGCGCGAAACACAATGCGTCGCCAATTGGAACGTTCAATGCAAGCGCAAAAAGAGTACGAGGAAAAGAACGCTTCAAAGATCCAGGCTGCAAAGGAACAGAGAGAAGCCGAgttgaggagaagagaggaggtCCGCGAGGCAGCTGTAAGGGCGGAAAATGAACGCAAAGCAAAGATCGCGGAAGAGAGACAAAAGATTGCAGAGAGAGATCGTGAATTGGCTCAGGCAAGAGCTGCTGATGATATTGCCAGAGAAAACGCGGACATGACTACGGATAGTGAGACTGGTGAGAGGAttaagagaaagaagattccTAAAGGTAGATCGGGTGGTGGGAAAcgcaagaagaaggaggacGGAATTactgatgatgaggattcCGGCGGGGAGGAGGGAGGCAGTAGATCACAAAAGAAAGGTAGAAAAGCGAGAAGGGGCAGTGGGAGCGAGGAGGAGAAACCAAAGACTAAGAAGAGGAGACTTGCTAAGAagggaggagaaaagaaagatgaaagCAAATATAAGAGTAGTGAAATTGTGGTGGAGAGTGATAgtgatggggatgatggaGCTGATGAAGCAAGACAGGTTATGGAGGGTGAAGcagaagatgatgttgaaatgCAGGAGGCTACGAACGGTCAGACTACCGCCGCTGGTGGTGATAGTGACGAGGAAGAACAAGTCGTTAAAACGACAAGGAAGAGCAGAAGAGGTGTAATTGaagacgatgaggatgaggatatcGAGGCTGATACTAGTGCTGTGGGTGCTACTCACCAAGAAGATTCTCCAAACACGGCAAATGAGGATAATGATACCCCAATGGCGGGGGTGGCGGTAGcggatgacgatgatgagtAA